TTACAGTTAGAATTATATCCTAGAAACATGTTTAATCCTGCACCTGCATGATGAATAAAAGTATTTTGATTTTTCCAATGAATTTTCATCATTTCATCTCTTGCAATAGCATGAGTAGAAAAATGAAATAGCCAATAAGCACGAGAAGAAACATCACTTTTTATAAAAAATGGCGTATAAAATGGTGCATTTACTGTATTTACTATTGTTTTATATAATAAAGGTTGAATCTTTGTTCTTGAAAAATCATTATCTTCTTTTACATCATAAATTTGTTCACAATCTTCTTTTGATAATCCCATATTATAAAGAACTTGAGGTTTTTCACTTGAAAGATAATCAATTAAACTGTCAACAGAAAAAGTTAATATAACTTCTGCTTTTGGTAATTGTTCAAAAATCTTTTTTATAACAGGGATAGGTGCATCAGCATAACCATATTGGTCAAGAATAAAAATACATCTATTAGCTCGGCTTCGATTTTTTATATTTTCTATAATTGCATCTAAATAAGAAATAAATTTGCCATTTAAACAATTTGTGTCTTCAGATAAATAACTATAATCATTTAATGTTTTTTTTAAGAATAAAAATGTATTTTTATTCTTCTCAATAAAGGTATACTTAATATCAAAAATTACCGTTTTGCAATTACTTGCTTCTTTTTCAAAATTAATGATTTTTTTTGTTTTTTCAATAGTTTCTTTTATTCTTATTGGGCTTCCAGTTGTTCCATCACTATAAATTCCACCACCGCAAAAGCCATCAATAATATCAAGTTTTAATGAACTTACTTT
The sequence above is drawn from the Arcobacter lacus genome and encodes:
- a CDS encoding three-Cys-motif partner protein TcmP; this encodes MAKVNKYNWCIGEELPTIEDHSKVKLDIIENYLEIYLRYLTKGFKVSSLKLDIIDGFCGGGIYSDGTTGSPIRIKETIEKTKKIINFEKEASNCKTVIFDIKYTFIEKNKNTFLFLKKTLNDYSYLSEDTNCLNGKFISYLDAIIENIKNRSRANRCIFILDQYGYADAPIPVIKKIFEQLPKAEVILTFSVDSLIDYLSSEKPQVLYNMGLSKEDCEQIYDVKEDNDFSRTKIQPLLYKTIVNTVNAPFYTPFFIKSDVSSRAYWLFHFSTHAIARDEMMKIHWKNQNTFIHHAGAGLNMFLGYNSNCKDNLFNHSNYTFDDLSKQKSIQLLSCELPKIIQERECLDFNALNNLIANETPVTRDIIRESLANSIESGEIKIISKDNSQIRRKYTTIQDKDIIKWTKQRQISFLF